In Capsicum annuum cultivar UCD-10X-F1 chromosome 7, UCD10Xv1.1, whole genome shotgun sequence, one genomic interval encodes:
- the LOC107876575 gene encoding uncharacterized protein LOC107876575, whose amino-acid sequence MSGRYRGVFPESLKAKGVLADLSNFSLDLKAIQAKDMPLDKVLARQQVELLTAQAWLTENKDLEQKIAQTSIQNGVISEYTRMILIETDRGKVVTESTSKRKVSTAPKKIEETKLQKRILLQNHGPGFGNCSATVENIPPGATETKPETAEILAKAASNCCGKMCDICCCMCCARICSRMNDQCAIVLTQFLGSLACLGCFACCELCCSGNDG is encoded by the exons ATGTCAGGTAGATACCGAGGAGTATTCCCTGAGTCGCTTAAAGCTAAAGGAGTCCTTGCAGACTTGAGTAACTTCTCCCTGGATCTGAAAGCTATACAGGCAAAGGATATGCCTCTTGATAAG GTGTTGGCAAGGCAACAGGTTGAACTACTTACAGCTCAGGCCTGGTTGACTGAAAATAAAGACCTTGAACAGAAG ATAGCACAAACAAGTATACAGAATGGCGTTATTTCAGAGTATACTCGCATGATATTGATAGAGACCGATAGAGGCAAAGTTGTCACTGAATCAACCTCCAAGCGGAAG GTTTCCACTGCTCCTAAGAAGATTGAAGAGACTAAATTGCAGAAAAGGATATTGCTACAGAACCATGGGCCTGGTTTTGGTAACTGCAGTGCTACAGTTGAAAATATTCCTCCTGGAGCCACCGAGACAAAACCTGAAACAGCAGAGATTTTGGCGAAGGCAGCATCTAATTGCTGCGGAAAGATGTGTGACATATGCTGTTGTATGTGCTGTGCACGGATAtgttcaaggatgaatgatcagTGTGCAATCGTGCTGACACAGTTCCTGGGTTCCTTGGCATGCTTAGGTTGCTTTGCTTGCTGTGAATTATGCTGTTCCGGAAATGATGGATGA